The window GTTCGCGAAGGTCCACCCGCGGTTCAAGACGCCGTCCTACGGGACGGTCGTGATGGGCGCGGCAGCGGTCGCGTTCTACCTCGTGCTGAGTCTGGTGAGCCAGAACGCCCTGCAGGACTCCATCGCCTCGCTCGGGCTGGCCGTCGCGTTCTACTACGGCATCACGGCGTTCTCGTGCGTGTGGTTCTTCCGCCGGACGCTGACCCGCTCGGCCCGGGACCTGCTGCTGCGCGGGGTGTTCCCGGCCCTCGGCGGCCTGGCGATGCTGTGGGCCTTCGTCCAGAGCAGCGTCGACATGCTGGCCCCGGACTACGGGTTCACGACGTTCGGGCCCCTCGGCGGGGTGTTCGTCATCGGCGTCGGGATGCTGGCCCTCGGGGTGCCGCTGATGCTGCTGTGCGCCGCCCGGCTGGGCGCGTTCTTCCGCGGCGAGACGCTCGACGCGGACACCCCCGTCCTCGTCCCCGACACCGGGCAGCCGCCCGTCGGGGGGCTCTGAAGAGCCCTCCCCCGTTCGTGTCGTTGACGCGAAGCGCCGAACCTACCGGTGCTTCGCGTCAACGACACCGACCCGCCAGGCGCGCGTCAGGTGAGGACGCGGCGGAGCGCGAGGTCGGCGTCGAGGACGACGGCGCCGCCGCGGGCGCCGGGTTCGAGGTGGCCGACGTCGGCCCGGCCCAGGAGCCGCGCCGGGGTCGCGGTGACGGCGTCGAGCGCGTCCTCGAACGCCAGCCCCGCCTCCGTCACCGCGAACCGCAGGGCGCGGTCCAGGGTCAGGGTGCTGCCGGCGATCGACCCGCCGTCGGCGAGCCGGGCCACCCCGTCGAGGACGTCGACCTCGAGGTCGCCCAGCCGGTAGCGGCCGTCGGCCGACCCGGTCGCGGCCATGGCGTCGGTGACGAGGGCGACGCGTCCGCGGCCGGCGCGCCGGGCGGCGAGCGCGACGACGAGCGGGTGCAGGTGCACGCCGTCGGCGATGAGCTCGACGGTGACGCGGTCGTCGTCGAGCAGCGCGGGGACGGCGCCGGGTTCGCGGTGGTGGACGGGGGGCATGGCGTTGAACAGGTGCGTCGCCCACCGGGCACCGGCGTCGACGGCGCGCCGGGTGGTGTCGGCGTCGGCGCCGGTGTGGCCGATGGAGGCGATCGCCCCGGCGGCCGAGATCTGCTGCACCGCAGCCAGTCCCCCGGGCAGTTCGGGCGCGATGGTCACCATCCGCACGAGCCCCGTGCGCAGGAACCGGTCGAGGTCGACGGGCTCGGGCGCGCGCAGCAGGCCGGGGGCGTGGGCGCCGCGGTGGTCCGGGCTCAGCCACGGCCCCTCGAGGTGGACACCGGCCAGTTCCCCGTCGGTCACGAGGTCGGCGAGGGCGTCCACGGTGGCGGCGAGTTCGTCGACCGGGCGGGTGACGAGGCTCGCGACGAGGGTCGTCGTCCCGTGCGCGCGGTGGGTCGCGGCGACGGTGCGGGCGGCCGCGACGGCCTCGTCCCCACGACCACCGAAGCTGGCGCCGCCCCCGCCGTGGCAGTGCACGTCGACGAAACCGGGGACCACGTGGGCCCCCTCGACGGTCTGGTCCGCGTCCGGCGCGGGGCCCGCCCCCACGGCGACGACCTCACGGCCGTCCAGCAGGGCCCAGCCGTCGGGCAGGACCCGGGAGCCGGTGTGGACGGTGCCCCGCGCCAGGACGGTCATCGGGTCTCGGTGACCTTCCGCAGCCCGCGCGGAGCGTCCGGGTCCAGCCCGCGCGCGACGGCCATCTCGAGCGCAAGCCGCTGCAGTGGAACGATCTGCACGACGGGGGCCAGTTCCTCGGGCATCCCGCCGGGCAGGCCGAGGCGGACGGTCGCGTCGGGCGCCAGGCCCTCGGGGGCGACGGCGCAGACGTCGGCACCGCGGTCGCGCAGCGCGTCGAGCACGGGCGCCATGGCCTCCCCGCCGCGGCCCTGGGGGACGACGGCGATGACGGGCCGGTCCGCGTCGACCATGGCGAGCGGGCCGTGCATGAGGTCGGCGGCCGAGAACGCCTGCGCCGACAGGTATGAGGTCTCCATGAGCTTCAGCGCGGCCTCGCGCGCCGTCGGGTAGGAGTACCCGCGGGCGGTGACGACGAGGCGGTCGACGAACCGGTAGCGCGCGGCGACGTCGGGCACGTCGGTGGCCGAGACGGCCTGCTCGAGGAACCCGGGCAGGGCCTTCGCGGGCGCGAGGTCGCCGCCGCGCCAGGTGGTCACGAGCAGCCAGAGCGTCAGCAGCTGGGCCGTGTAGCTCTTGGTCGCCGCGACGGCCAGTTCCGGGCCGGCGTGCACGTCGAGGTGGTGCTCGGCGGCCTGCGCGAGCGGCGACGCGGGGTTGTTCGTCACGGCGAGCGTGATGGCCCCGGCGCGGCGGGCCGCGGCGGTGGACTCGACGAGGTCCGGGGACCCGCCGGACTGGCTGATGCTGATCCAGAGCACGTCGCGCAGGTCGGGCGTCGCCTCGTAGACGGTGAGCGTCGAGGTCGAGGTGAGCCCGCAGGGCAGGCCGAGGCCGATCTCCAGCAGGTACTTGGCGTAGAGCGCGGCGTGGTCGCTCGTGCCGCGCGCGGTCAGGAGGACGGCGCGCGGAGCCTTGTCCCGAAGGACACCGGCGATCCGGGCGAGCTCACCGTCCGCGGCGGTGAGGATCCGGTCCGCGACGGCGGGCTGTTCGGCGATCTCGGAACGGACGAGGTGGCCACGGGCGGGGCTCAACGGGTCTCCAGACGGGAGGTGGGATTCCGGTGAAGGAAGTTGACACGACGGTAGCGCCCGGCGAAAGTTCTCGCCAGACCCTGGACGGAGCCCTGTGACCGCACCCGACCCCGACGCCCTGCGCGCCCACCTGCTCGCCGCCGTCCCCGCGGCGACGGCGTCCGGCGCCCGGGTGCTCACCGCCCTGCTCGAGGACCCCGTCGCGTCCGCCCAGTTCACCGTCACCGACCTCGCGGCCCGTACCGGGACGAGCGAGGCGACCGTCGTGCGGACGGCGCGTTCCCTGGGGTTCGCCGGGTACCCGCAGCTGCGCCTGGCCCTCGCCGCGGCCGGACCCGCCCCGGCTCCGGCCGCGCTGCTGACGGAGTCCCCCGAGGACGCGCCCGACCTCGCCGGCGTCGTCGCGACGCTCACCGCCCTGGAGAGCGAGGCCCTGCACGCCACGGCGCGCACGATCGACCTGACCGCCCTCGGCGCAGCGGCCGACGCCGTCCAGGGCGCGCGCGCCGTCGACTGCTGGGGCATCGGGGCCTCCGGCCTGCTGGCCGCGGACTTCGACCACAAGGCCGTCCGCGTCGGGCTGTTGACGCGGTTGCGGACGGAGGGCCACGCGGCGCTCGTCAGTTCCGAGACCCTCGGTCCGGACGACACCGCGCTCGTCGTCAGCCACTCCGGCCGCACCCCCGACGTCGTCGCGGCGGCCGGCCGCGCCCGCGACCGGGGCGCCACGGTCGTCGCCGTGACGAGTTCGGCGGGGTCCCCGCTGGCCGGGACGGCCGACCACGTCCTCCTCGCCACCGGACGCGAGACCGCTTACCGCGCAGGCGCGATGGCGAGCCGGGCCGCGACGGCGCTCGTCCTGGACTGCCTGTACGTCGCGGTCGTGCAACGCCTCGGCGACCGCGCCGGGGACGCGCTGCAACGGACCTACCGGGCGGTGGAGGAACCCCGCTCGGCCGACGGCGGCCGGCCGCGCCGCCGCCGGTAGGCCGTGCTCAACGCGAACGCGTCGGCGTACCCGACCTCGGCGGCGATCGAGGCGAGCGTCCGGTCGGTGCGCCGCAGCAGGTCGGTGGCCAGGTCGAGGCGCAGTTCCGTCAGGTAGCGCTGCGGCGGGCTGCCCACCACCTCGGCGAAGCGCCGGGCGAAGGTGGCCCTCGACACGCCCGCCCGTTCCGCGAGCGCCGCCACGGTCCACCGCTGCGCGGGCCGGGAGTGCAGCAGGTCCAGCACCGGTCCGACGACCGGATCGGCTGCGGCGCTGATCGACCCGACGTCGCGGCGCCCACGAAGGACGGTGAGGACCAGCAGGTCGACGAGCCGGTCGAGCACCGCGCGCTGCGCGGGTCCGTCCCGGACGGACTCCTGCGCGAGCAGCGCCAGCAGGTGCTCGGGCGCCCGCCCGGTCAGCACCGGTGGGAACCCGGCCAGGGCACGGCGCCCGACGGGGTCCCCGGCGAGGTACGCGGCGTGGACGAGGAGTGTCGGGGCGTCGAGCGCGTCGCCGTAGCTGCGCGCCCCCGGCAACCGCCAGCGGTCGCCTGCGAGGTGGGCCGGTTCGTGGGGTTCCCGGGACCGGCCCGGTCCGTCGACGACCGCTCCCGGCGTCGTGCCGGCGGGGTCGGTCAGCTCGTGCGGTCCCCGGACCAGCGCGACGTCCCCGGGGCGCAGGGGGTGGTCCGCGCACCGGGCCGCACCGCGGACGAGCACGTGGACGACGAGAACGGCCGGCGTCTCGAACCGCAGACCCCAGGGGTCGCGCAGGTGGGACAGCGTGACGTCGGTGGCAGTCCCCGCGAACAGGTCGCTGAGCACGGGTCGAGGCTAGGCGGTGGTGAGACGGCAGGACATGCCGACGAGCGAGGCAGCCATGTCCGACCGTCCACAGGGACGGGTTGACTGGCGAGGTGCTCATCGTCCTCTCCGGCCTGCCGGGCAGCGGGAAGACCTCCCTGGCCCGCGCCCTCGTCACCGCCGCCCGCGCCGTGCACGTGCGCCTCGACACGGTCGAGCAGGCGCTCGTCGACGCCGGCACCGCGACCCACCCGGTCGGCCCCGTCGGCCACCACGTCGCGCGCGCCGTCGCGGGTGACCTGCTGCGGCAGGGGCACCTCGTCGTGGCCGACGGGGTGAACCCGCTGCCCGTGACGCGGGAGCTGTGGTGGGACGTGGCGCGCGCGGCGGACCGTCCGTGGCTCGACGTCGAGGTCGTCTGCGGCGACACCGTCCTGCACCGACGTCGGGTGCAGGACCGGGTGGCCGACATCCCCGGCCACCCCGAACCCACGTGGGCGGACGTCGAACGCGTCGAGTTCACGCCCTGGACGACGGACCGGGTACGCGTCGACCTCGGCAGGCTGTCCCCCGCCGAGGCCGCCGCGGGGGTCCTGAGCCGTGCTCAGTCCTCCCAGACGATGCCGACCTTGCCGCCGACCCCGGAGTCGGCGACGGAGTAGGCCTCCGCCGCCTGGGCGAGCGGGAACCGGTGGGTCACGACCGTCTCGGGGTGCAGGCCCCAGCGCGCGAGGTTCTCGAGCAGTTCGCCCATCCGGACGGTCGAGGTCACCCACGAGCCGTGGACCGTGAGCTGGCGGTGGATCAGCACCTCGCTGACGTCGACGGACAACTGCCCGCCCTCCCCCACGAGGGCCGCGCGCCCCCAGCGCCGGGTGTGCCGCAGCGCGGTGAGCTGACCCCGCCCGTTCCCGGAGCAGTCGACGGACGCCTCCGCCCCGTCGCCGAGGGCCGCGTCGAGTTCCTCGTCCGTGCCCGCGAGCGCTGCGTCGACCGCGCCCAGTTCGAGGGCCAGGGCCCGCCGGTCCGGGCTGGGGTCGGTGCCGACGACACGGGAGGCGCCCATCGCCTTGGCCAGCAACCCCGCGGCGAGCCCGACGGGGCCCAACCCGACGACGAGGAGCCGGTCCCGACCGGAGACGGCGAGCCGGCACAGCGCCTCGTACGCCGTCCCGAAACCGCAGGCGACGCACGCGCCGTCGAGGAACGTCAGTTCGTCGGGCAGGACGAGGAGGTCGCGCTCCTCGGCGAGCAGCAGGTCGGCGTGGCCCCCGTCGCGCTGCCAGCCGTAGGCCTTGCGGGACGGTGCGCTGCAGCTGATCTGGTAGCCCCGGCGGCAGTCGTCGCACTGGCCGCAGCCGCTGATGTGGTAGACGACGACGCGGTCACCGACGGCGATGCGGTCCACCCCGGACCCGACCGCGACGACGCGGCCGGCGGGTTCGTGGCCGCCGACGACACCCTGGTAGGCCTCCGGGCCCTCCCCGAGGTGCTCGCGGTAGATGGCGCGCAGGTCCGACCCGCAGATCGTCGAGGCGCGGGTGGCCACGACGACCTGGCCGTGGCCGGGGCTCGGATCGGGCACCTCGCGCAGGTCGACCTCGCGGTTCCCTGGCAGAAACGCTGCGTGCACGGTGGGGACTCCTCGTCGAGTGTGGTGCGGGTGGTCGTCGCGCCCGAGCATCGCACGGGACCACCGCCCAAGATCAGCGGACGGCGGCGAAGAGCAGGCTGTCGCGGCGTTCGCCGGCGACGACCACGTGGGAGCGCAGCAACCCCTCGTGCTGCATCCCGATCTTCTCCAGGACCCGCCGCGACCCGGAGTTCTCCGGTCGGCACGTCGCCTCGACCCGGGCCAGACCCGCGCGGGTGAGTGCGAACCCCAGCACCACCGCGGCGGCCTCCGTCGTGATGCCCTGACCCCACCGGTCGCGGCGCAGGACGTACCCCATCTCGCCGCGGGCGTTCCCCCGGCTCCGCACGGTGAGTGCCACGCTGCCCACCAGGTCCGCGTCGAGGACGACGGCCCACGTCCAGGAGTCCGGCGGGCCGTCGTGCCGCGCCGCCCGCACGGCGTCAGCGACGAAGCGCCGGGTGTCCTCGGGCGAGTTCGGTCCCCACGTGACGTGCCGGCACACCTCGGGGTCGCCGGCGTACCGGTGCACGGCCTCCTCGTCGCCGGGCGCGAACGCCCGCAGCCGCAACCGGGGCGTCGCGATTTCCTCCACGGCGACCAGTGCAGCGCAGACCCCGCGCGTCGTCCACCCCCGCTCAGCCGGGCCGGAACTCCAGCAGGACGGTGCGGTGGCCGTCGTCCTCCCCCGTGGCCCCGGTCGGCACGAAACCCGCCCGCCGCCACGCCGCGATCGCGCGGACGTTCTCCTGCGCCGGATCGGCCGTGACCGACGTCCACCCCCGGCGCAGGAGGTGGGTCGCGAGGAGCCGGGCTGCGGCGGGCCCGGTGCCGCGACCCTGCTCGGCGGCGGCGAGGAACAGGTCCACTCCTCCCCTGCCCGGGCGGTCGGCGTCCTGACACACCTGCAGGACGCCGGCGGGCCGGTCCGCCACCTCGACGACGAAGACGGTGACGTCGGGTTCGCGGGCGCCGCAGTACTTCGCGAGGACCTCCTCGCGGGACAGGGGACGTCCTCCCCACCACCGGTGGACGGCCGGGTCGGCCAACCAGGCCGTGACGGCGTCGGCGTCGTCGGGGGTGCTCGGCCGCAGCGCCACGGTTCCCGACCGCAGCCCCCGGGGAACCGAGCGCCCGGTCAGGCCGAGCGCGCGGCGGACGTCGTGCAGGTGGTGGAAGGCGTCGTGGGCGTTGTTGCCGGCGACGTCGGCGGCACGCTGCTCGCCGCGGGTGGCGTGCTGCAGGACGACGTCGTGGAGCAGCGCGTCGCGGAGCACCTCGCCCCACGCGGACGCGCTGCCCCGCAACGACCACAGCGCTCCGGCCGCGCCGATCCGGTCGTAGCCCCG is drawn from Kineococcus endophyticus and contains these coding sequences:
- the nagA gene encoding N-acetylglucosamine-6-phosphate deacetylase codes for the protein MTVLARGTVHTGSRVLPDGWALLDGREVVAVGAGPAPDADQTVEGAHVVPGFVDVHCHGGGGASFGGRGDEAVAAARTVAATHRAHGTTTLVASLVTRPVDELAATVDALADLVTDGELAGVHLEGPWLSPDHRGAHAPGLLRAPEPVDLDRFLRTGLVRMVTIAPELPGGLAAVQQISAAGAIASIGHTGADADTTRRAVDAGARWATHLFNAMPPVHHREPGAVPALLDDDRVTVELIADGVHLHPLVVALAARRAGRGRVALVTDAMAATGSADGRYRLGDLEVDVLDGVARLADGGSIAGSTLTLDRALRFAVTEAGLAFEDALDAVTATPARLLGRADVGHLEPGARGGAVVLDADLALRRVLT
- a CDS encoding SIS domain-containing protein — encoded protein: MSPARGHLVRSEIAEQPAVADRILTAADGELARIAGVLRDKAPRAVLLTARGTSDHAALYAKYLLEIGLGLPCGLTSTSTLTVYEATPDLRDVLWISISQSGGSPDLVESTAAARRAGAITLAVTNNPASPLAQAAEHHLDVHAGPELAVAATKSYTAQLLTLWLLVTTWRGGDLAPAKALPGFLEQAVSATDVPDVAARYRFVDRLVVTARGYSYPTAREAALKLMETSYLSAQAFSAADLMHGPLAMVDADRPVIAVVPQGRGGEAMAPVLDALRDRGADVCAVAPEGLAPDATVRLGLPGGMPEELAPVVQIVPLQRLALEMAVARGLDPDAPRGLRKVTETR
- a CDS encoding MurR/RpiR family transcriptional regulator, which translates into the protein MTAPDPDALRAHLLAAVPAATASGARVLTALLEDPVASAQFTVTDLAARTGTSEATVVRTARSLGFAGYPQLRLALAAAGPAPAPAALLTESPEDAPDLAGVVATLTALESEALHATARTIDLTALGAAADAVQGARAVDCWGIGASGLLAADFDHKAVRVGLLTRLRTEGHAALVSSETLGPDDTALVVSHSGRTPDVVAAAGRARDRGATVVAVTSSAGSPLAGTADHVLLATGRETAYRAGAMASRAATALVLDCLYVAVVQRLGDRAGDALQRTYRAVEEPRSADGGRPRRRR
- a CDS encoding cupin domain-containing protein, whose amino-acid sequence is MLSDLFAGTATDVTLSHLRDPWGLRFETPAVLVVHVLVRGAARCADHPLRPGDVALVRGPHELTDPAGTTPGAVVDGPGRSREPHEPAHLAGDRWRLPGARSYGDALDAPTLLVHAAYLAGDPVGRRALAGFPPVLTGRAPEHLLALLAQESVRDGPAQRAVLDRLVDLLVLTVLRGRRDVGSISAAADPVVGPVLDLLHSRPAQRWTVAALAERAGVSRATFARRFAEVVGSPPQRYLTELRLDLATDLLRRTDRTLASIAAEVGYADAFALSTAYRRRRGRPPSAERGSSTAR
- a CDS encoding AAA family ATPase; this encodes MLIVLSGLPGSGKTSLARALVTAARAVHVRLDTVEQALVDAGTATHPVGPVGHHVARAVAGDLLRQGHLVVADGVNPLPVTRELWWDVARAADRPWLDVEVVCGDTVLHRRRVQDRVADIPGHPEPTWADVERVEFTPWTTDRVRVDLGRLSPAEAAAGVLSRAQSSQTMPTLPPTPESATE
- a CDS encoding zinc-dependent alcohol dehydrogenase family protein; translated protein: MHAAFLPGNREVDLREVPDPSPGHGQVVVATRASTICGSDLRAIYREHLGEGPEAYQGVVGGHEPAGRVVAVGSGVDRIAVGDRVVVYHISGCGQCDDCRRGYQISCSAPSRKAYGWQRDGGHADLLLAEERDLLVLPDELTFLDGACVACGFGTAYEALCRLAVSGRDRLLVVGLGPVGLAAGLLAKAMGASRVVGTDPSPDRRALALELGAVDAALAGTDEELDAALGDGAEASVDCSGNGRGQLTALRHTRRWGRAALVGEGGQLSVDVSEVLIHRQLTVHGSWVTSTVRMGELLENLARWGLHPETVVTHRFPLAQAAEAYSVADSGVGGKVGIVWED
- a CDS encoding GNAT family N-acetyltransferase gives rise to the protein MEEIATPRLRLRAFAPGDEEAVHRYAGDPEVCRHVTWGPNSPEDTRRFVADAVRAARHDGPPDSWTWAVVLDADLVGSVALTVRSRGNARGEMGYVLRRDRWGQGITTEAAAVVLGFALTRAGLARVEATCRPENSGSRRVLEKIGMQHEGLLRSHVVVAGERRDSLLFAAVR
- a CDS encoding GNAT family N-acetyltransferase yields the protein MTPAPPEVWGVARYGNPCAECGWSWPAAEEAVEFVEGVADEFAHALAGRDGGTRHPDHGWTVAGYVAHVGENLRQWAERLVEAVAGQERLVDAYDPDALGRARGYDRIGAAGALWSLRGSASAWGEVLRDALLHDVVLQHATRGEQRAADVAGNNAHDAFHHLHDVRRALGLTGRSVPRGLRSGTVALRPSTPDDADAVTAWLADPAVHRWWGGRPLSREEVLAKYCGAREPDVTVFVVEVADRPAGVLQVCQDADRPGRGGVDLFLAAAEQGRGTGPAAARLLATHLLRRGWTSVTADPAQENVRAIAAWRRAGFVPTGATGEDDGHRTVLLEFRPG